Proteins from a single region of Seriola aureovittata isolate HTS-2021-v1 ecotype China chromosome 9, ASM2101889v1, whole genome shotgun sequence:
- the rnf114 gene encoding E3 ubiquitin-protein ligase RNF114 produces MAMLGGFSAAQHKKNVSDGSSDMSEFVCPVCLEIFDSPVKTQCGHTFCQSCLQECLRPQKPVCAVCRASLGQNWTKAAELEALIQSSVAACKGCGAQIGLSQMRSHTAACSKYQDYIEEGVRTTAQTQPAIISPVPNRYTFTCPYCNCQNLDQDGLVEHCTSQHARDARQVVCPICASMPWGDPNYRSADFFQHLKIRHTFSYDTFVDYSTDEHTMIQEALQRSLLDN; encoded by the exons atggcGATGCTCGGAGGGTTTAGCGCAGCACAGCACAAGAAAAACGTCTCTGACGGGAGCAGCGACATGTCAGAATTTGTCTGTCCAGTCTGCCTTGAAATTTTCGACAGTCCTGTAAAGACACAATGCGGCCATAC GTTTTGCCAGAGTTGTCTGCAGGAGTGTTTGCGTCCACAGAAGCCTGTCTGCGCTGTATGTAGGGCCTCGCTGGGCCAAAACTGGACTAAAGCTGCTGAACTAGAGGCCCTCATCCAATCATCTGTGGCGGCTTGCAAGGGGTGTGGAGCTCAG ATTGGCCTTTCTCAGATGAGAAGCCACACAGCTGCCTGTTCAAAATACCAGGACTACATTGAGGAGGGAGTTAGGACCACTGCCCAGACCCAGCCTGCCATCATCAG TCCAGTGCCAAATCGCTACACCTTCACCTGCCCATACTGCAACTGCCAGAACCTCGATCAGGACGGCCTAGTTGAACACTGCACTTCCCAGCATGCTCGAGATGCACGCCAAGTA GTATGCCCCATCTGTGCCTCAATGCCTTGGGGGGACCCTAACTACAGGAGTGCTGACTTTTTCCAGCACCTGAAGATCAGACACACCTTCTCCTATGATACTTTTGTT GACTACTCCACAGATGAGCACACAATGATCCAGGAGGCTCTACAACGCTCCCTTTTGGACAACTGA
- the spata2 gene encoding spermatogenesis-associated protein 2: MDAKLKEDLFRRYVTALERRLEEGGEYTGIGTAPEGDRSRYKDSEALLSTATALLGAYQPDPAQRFRMVRFYEVVENSLRCQRGGNLKSLERAFHTLETICTNLLLFPWKKEFRCIKTFTGPYVYHLQSAISDSELRALMRTIGYACDHDSQFHLQEHPGGANHLRQLAFELFLAQAECRLLGEVVALARGSASELEALELRRGCRDDAAGCAEALRRRDSLGADMARLSVRPLDIERPHAHHLRRGSRPSKSVDVTDGAGHWHAAVSKPVLKASLSLRKEPLFVDAEEDMKDEIIRPSTSASLFSVVAPPSYSPVADFFPIQSPPPADAYTSYHLSSLDEIDLYTERGGAGTGGRQTPSRPPSREPREARDAWLLKAHGSVKCQGCGLGCSTMASCQRCDMILCSACHDVDPSPCCGLQDYHPKSPRPLDGYIPVKEKLSVYSNTHSHSHLHPHPLTLTHSHSHPHPHPQMVEKPLMSTKLFQSKSVALTTPKGGSSERISMGGSRCGFCNKPGASHTCVNCSKVSCDSCMGLYAKDMCTRKNPQHSFVPNHQLNFKSGTISHLVYR, from the exons ATGGATGCTAAGTTAAAAGAGGACCTGTTTCGGAGGTATGTGACAGCACTGGAGAGGCgtctggaggagggaggggaataCACAGGGATTGGAACTGCACCAGAGGGGGACAGAAGCAGATACAAGGACAGTGAGGCCCTGCTCTCCACAGCCACAGCTCTGCTTGGGGCATACCAGCCAGATCCGGCACAGCGTTTCCGTATGGTTCGTTTCTATGAGGTGGTGGAGAACTCGCTCCGCTGCCAGAGAGGGGGCAACCTGAAAAGTCTGGAGAGAGCCTTCCACACCCTGGAAACCATCTGCACCAACCTCTTGCTCTTTCCTTGGAAGAAGGAGTTCAGATGTATAAAG ACCTTCACTGGCCCATACGTGTACCATCTGCAGTCTGCCATTTCTGATTCTGAACTCCGAGCTCTAATGCGCACCATTGGCTACGCCTGTGACCATGATTCGCAGTTCCATTTGCAGGAGCACCCAGGAGGCGCAAATCATCTCCGCCAGTTGGCGTTTGAGCTCTTCCTGGCCCAGGCAGAGTGTCGTCTTCTGGGAGAGGTAGTGGCTCTGGCCCGTGGTTCAGCCTCAGAGCTGGAGGCCCTGGAACTCCGCAGAGGTTGCAGAGATGATGCAGCTGGCTGTGCTGAGGCGCTTCGCAGACGTGACAGCCTTGGGGCAGATATGGCTCGACTGTCTGTGCGGCCGTTGGATATAGAGAGGCCTCATGCCCACCACCTGAGGCGAGGCAGCCGACCATCAAAGTCTGTGGATGTTACAGATGGGGCTGGTCACTGGCACGCAGCTGTTAGCAAGCCTGTCTTGAAGGCCTCATTGAGTCTGAGGAAGGAGCCTCTGTTTGTAGATGCAGAGGAGGATATGAAGGATGAGATCATCAGGCCCAGCACCTCAGCATCTCTCTTCTCAGTGGTAGCTCCACCTTCCTATAGCCCTGTTGCGGATTTCTTCCCAATTCAGTCACCTCCCCCGGCTGATGCTTACACGTCCTACCACCTGTCCTCCTTGGATGAGATTGACTTGTACACTGAGAGGGGTGGTGCTGGGACGGGAGGAAGGCAGACTCCATCTCGACCTCCATCCAGAGAGCCTCGGGAGGCAAGGGATGCGTGGCTGCTCAAAGCTCACGGGAGTGTGAAGTGTCAGGGTTGTGGGCTTGGCTGCTCAACTATGGCTTCCTGCCAGAGGTGTGACATGATCCTATGTTCTGCCTGTCATGATGTAGACCCCTCCCCTTGCTGTGGCCTCCAGGACTACCACCCCAAATCCCCGCGACCCCTTGATGGATACATCCCTGTCAAGGAAAAGCTTTCTGTCTACTCTAATACTCACTCCCACTCCCATCTCCACCCGCACCCCCTCACACTGACTCACTCGCACTCTCACCCGCATCCTCACCCCCAGATGGTGGAAAAACCCCTCATGTCCACTAAGCTGTTTCAAAGCAAGTCTGTTGCCTTGACAACGCCAAAGGGAGGCAGCAGTGAGCGAATAAGCATGGGGGGATCGCGGTGCGGGTTTTGCAACAAGCCAGGTGCATCACACACCTGTGTGAACTGCTCGAAGGTGTCATGTGACTCGTGCATGGGCTTGTATGCAAAGGATATGTGCACGCGAAAGAATCCCCAGCACAGCTTTGTGCCCAACCATCAGCTCAACTTCAAATCTGGCACCATATCTCACCTGGTGTACCGATGA